A segment of the Acidobacteriota bacterium genome:
CGCCGAGAGCAATTGAGCTTTCACCGCGGTCGCTGAAAGTTGACCCGTGTGTGAACTTGTTGGCCACTTAGTGGTCCTAGCCGGCCCTAGCCGGGGGTGGCGAGCTTTTTGTAGTAAGTGCTGACAGCGAGTCCGCCGAACATGATGGTCAGTCCCAGCGGTTTGATCAGGTCGCCGCTGATTCCCCCTTGCCGCGCTTCGAGAAAAAAGTCCATCAGGTTTAATGCCGCCGCAACTGCCATAAGCGCAATGCAGGCCCAGAATAGTCTTCTTTTGCCTTTCATCCCGCTCTCTCCGCTTGTCCTATTTTCCTTCATTCGGAGCTAGATACGACTGGTCTGCATATCCTATTCGTCGGAATTCTGACCGCCCCTGCCAAGCAAACGGGCGGTCAGTTTAAGAAAGGCGTTGCCGGTGCGCAGGCGCCAGAGGCGGGGGCGCAGGGCGACGGGAAGGCGGCTGAGGGAACGGCGTTGTTGTTCAAGCTCTTGGAAGTCGGGTTGGGGCCTGGCGTTGCGCAGGGACTGCAAATGGCGGCGCAAGGGCAGGACGCGCTCATCATGCAGCCGCGAACGCAGAGACTTCCACTGCGATCGAATGTCGCGGCAGGAATCAAGCTCTCGATCGGCGCGCTCCAAACGTTCCATGCCTGGATTCTAGCAGTTCAGCCCTCTAGATCACGTCCAATCGGCAATTTCGGGCTGCGCGGGCGATTCGGGTCCAGACAGCCGAGTCAGCGAGAGGTAAGTCGACTTGGAGTGCGAGAAGGCTGAAATCGGTTCGGTCGTTCAAGACCAAGTTGACGGAACCTATCTCCCGTCCCCGCCAGCGGATTCCTTGAACAGACGGAAATTGATCATAGAACGCTCTGGCATAGGACTGGCACAGCCTGTAGTCAGTGGTCGTTGCGATCTCCTGAGTCAGCTTGAGCCGCTTGCCGGCTGCACCAAGCAGATCCAGGACCGTAATGGGTTTATTGAGCCTGACCATTGCGATTCTGCGGTCAGAAGTGCGGTCCAGAAAGCCGATCTTGCCGAAGGCTTCAGCCACCGCACCCCTCAGGGAGGATGCGGCGTACCAAACAGACCGGTCAGGATGAATTGCGGTAGGAGGGGTGTGATGATCAAAACGGGCGCTGCTCAGGGGGCCAAAGAAACGTCGGGTGCCCCATGGTCCCCGTCCGGGGTCATAAACTCGCACCAGCCGGCACCCGTGGGGAAGTTCGATCAGTGTGGGGTCGGAAGGGAGAGAAGCCGGCGCTGAAGGGAGGGTCACGGCAGGTAACCCTGTTCTTCAGCTAAACGAACGACTTGAGCGGTCTTGCGTTTGCGTAGAGCGGCGATTGGAGACTCCTCATCAAGTTCGCTCCGGGGAGTCGTAAGCCAAAGGGCGACACCGAAAGGAGACATATGGAGGTTGCTGACAATCTCCTCCAAGCCAGGAACCAATCCCCGCGGGCCATCGATATCGAACTGCCACTTCGGGTATCGCCATTCACGCCCGACCCGCAGCGCCACGAGATGACGCTCCCGCCTGTGCTTCTCTACCGCTTGGCGGGAGCGGTTTGTCATCTCGCCCGCTTCACTGGCAGTGACGCAGTCGGCCAAGAGCCGAGCCCGGTTAGCCTGAATTCGAGTGTCGGCCCACAGCGAGGCTTCGGCAGCTTCTTTGGAATCGAGCGGCTCATCTGCCTCAGCCAGCGGGTCTTCCTCCGGAGAGGCCGTCCACAGTTCCTCCATAGCAGCGCACAGTCCCGCTGCCAATTCCCGCCGGCTCTCCATGGACCGGCGCGTGTTCTGGGCCAAACGGACCATCTCGCGCAACACTTCCAGTTCGGGTTCTCCCAGGGCTTTGGCCGCTTCGGCCAGCATCTTGAGCCGTCCTCGTCTGATGCCGAGGCGCGCGGAGTACTCGTCCAGAGTGGAGTCGATCAGAGATGGTTGTCGTCTGGCCATGTCCAAAGGGTAGCATTTGTTGCTCAGCAATGCAACTTAGGCTCATTCTTGATCGATACCTGCCGACGGCTCCCCCAAAAGCTGATGACGGCTGAGAGGATACATAGCTAGCAATGGGTTACTTCCATTGGCACAAAGTCATGATGGAGGACTGCCACTCGCATTGCGTCCTCAGAGACCTCCTCAAGGGCCTCCTCCACTCTTTCTAGCTGCTCTATTGGCGCTTCTTAAGGGCGGCGAGGAGGGTGCGGCGGGTTTTTTTGAGGGAATCGATCTGTTCCTGGAGGCGCTCTTGGATGGAGCGGCGGGTGGATTCGGCGCGTTGCAGGAGGGGGGTGACGGTGGAGTCTTCCAGAGTGTCGAGGGTGCGCTTGAGTTGAGCGGCTTCGGCCAGCACTTGACGCTGCAGGCGGTCGATCTCCTCGGAGGTTTCCTCCATTTCATCGCGAGTTTCAAGCAAGGCCTGGAGGCGCAGGTTGAGGCGGCGGACTTCTTGTGCGGTGGCGTGGGTGCGGGTGACCGTGGAGTCGATTTCGCGCGAGAGCTGGTCGCTGAGTTCGTCCAGCAGAGAGGTGACGCGCTGGCGGGTTTGGCGGGCCGACTGCTCGAAGTCTTCGCGGGCCTGACGGGCCTCTTGCCGCAGTTGGCTGAAGAGGCGCGATTGCCAGGCGTCCTCGGCCAGTTGGGCCAGACGCTTCTCCTGTCCGGCCAGTTGGCGCTGCAGGGCGAGATTGTCGTTGAGCCATCCCAGGCGGATTTCCAGGGGGGTAAAGGAGGCCCTGTCGAGGACAGCAGTCTGCAGAGTCTGTCCGGGGCCGGACGGGCCTTCGAAAAGGAACAGGGGCTGCTGGGGGAGGTCTGAGGCGCCGCCCGAGGTGGTCTTTTCCCAAGTGTCGCGGGGCAGCAGGCGGCGCAGCAAGCGTAGGAGGAAGACGTCCATTCCCTGGCGCTCCCAACTGTGCAGGGGAGGGAAGAGGGCCGTTCCTTCAGGGACGAAGACCCAATTCTCAAGCCTCTCCTCAGAGGCGTAATCGCGGGCGAAGTTGGGGTCCATCCAAAAGCGCATGGGAGGCTTTCCTGCACGCTCCCAGAGCAGCAGCGGGTCGAGTTCGCTCATGGAGGTTCGGTTGGAGTCGATGAGCAGGTAGTGGCGTCCCAGCGGCTCGTTTTCCACGGACTGGAAGGCGTATTGCAGCCCCCCCGAGCGCAGCACGCTGCGGGGAAAGGCGCGCAGCACGTCGGCCAGCGCCTCGATCTGATCGGGATCGAAGCGCAGCAGCCGCAGTTGAGGTGCCGAGATGGAGTCGAGCAAGGCCAGCCGGTATTCCAGTTCGGCCTGGCGCTCGCGCAGTCGGATCCGTTCCACCTGGGAGGGCTCGCGCAGCGGCGTTTCGGTGAGTTCCAGCCGGTAGCCGGACTCGGGGGCTTGCTCTTGCAGCAGGCCTTCCAGCCGGCGTATTGCGGGTCCGCTGTCGCTCAGGCGCAGCAGGCGGAAGCGGGCCCCGAAGGCGCGGGGCGGGGCCAAGTCGAGAGAAGGCCGGAAACGCAGCCGCGAGAGATCGAGAACCAGGTAGCGGCTGGGCACCTCCTCGTCGGCTGCCGAAGGAGCAGGAAGCAGCGCCGCGCACAGAGGCGAGGTGCGGCTCAGGCGGGTGCCAGGGTCGCCCTGGCCCTCCCTGGACGATGCTTGCAGAAGCCTCTGCAGCAGTCGGGAGAAACACTGCAGTTCGGCGTGGCCGACCTCTGCCGACCGGGGGAGGAAGATGCGTCCCTCGCCATCGGCCTGGTAGGCGGCCAAGGCCGTGGCTTGCTGGAAGGACTCGCCCGAGAGGGCCGAAGCCACAGAGGAACGGCGTCGGCGGTCGGCGCGCATGTGAAACAGGTGGTGAGTCCCGGCGGCGGACTCAGCCGCGGCCACCCGCACCGAAGTGGCATGCAGGGCGGCGCTGTCGAAGAGCTCGGCCACCTCGCCGGGCGCAAGGTCGAGGGCGGCCAGCAGGAATTCGTCCTCGAGGGCCTCAGCCTGCTGATCGGCCTGGGCGTTGAGCAGCAACCAGGGCAGGGCTTGCTCCATGGGCAGCGCCTCCTGGGGGACGGCCTCCCGGCGGGGGCCGCGCGGCTGGCGGTTCTGAAAGGACTGCAGCAGGACTTTCAAGTCCGGCCGGGAGGCCTTTTCCAGCGGAAGCGCCAACGTCACCGAAGCCCCGAAGGCCGCCGAGGTTTCCATGCTCATGCGCAGTCGGGCGAGAGAGGCTCCTTGCAGGTCGGCCTCGTCCAGCAAGGCCAGAGCCTCGGAGGGTGTCAGGTCATCCAGCAGCAGGACTTCAGGAGGCACGCCACACCTCCCTTCGCAGCAGGCTCAGCCAGGCTTCGATGAGGCGGGCGGCGATGCGTTCCTGGCTGAGGGCCGGGGACGTAGCAGAATTCGAATCGTGACGGGGAAAGAGGCGCTCAGGGAGATGTCCCCGCACCTGCAGACGCCATCGGTCGAGATCGTCGATGCGGCCGGGTGTCCAGAGGATGCTGGCGCTTTGGCCGGGACGGCGTTGCAGGCCCAGTTCAGCGAAGAGGCGCCCTGCGGCAGAGGAGGCTTGGGCGCCGCTGGCCGCGTCCTCGGGCAGCAGATGGGCGGGCATCATGATCATCAGGTGCAATACGCCGAAGTCGGAGGCCGGGGACCGACGTGGCCCGGGGCTTTTCGAGGCGCTCCCGCCTCCCCGCTTCCACAGCGGACGCATCTGCTGCTGCTGCCAGGCGGCGCAGGTCCAGCGTCCCAGCGCCGAGGCATCGCGTCCTCCCGCCTCGCGCGCCGACAGTCCCCGCAGCGGACGCATGGCTGCGCGCGTATCGAGGAAGGAGGGCAGCCAGTCCAGCGCCGTCAGGAAGGCGTGTCGGAAGAGCGGGTGCGAGTCCGCCGCCTGCTCGGGCATCGACTCGGGAAGCGCCTGCAGCCGGTAGGAGTGGCTGCGCGCCCCTCCCCGGGCGTCCCCTTCGGTCCAGCGGAATTCGCTGCGGCGCAGTCCGCCCTGCCACAGCAGCATGGCCAGGCGGCTCATGCACTCGAACCAGCAGGCCTTGAGGAAGTCCCCGCCCAGGGTTCCGCGCAAGGGCTGGGGCATAAAAGCGGCCACCAGCACGTCGCGCAGCGTCTCCTTGTGGGGCGGACGGTGCAGCGCCAGGTATCCGGTGTTGAGCACCCGCTCGGTCAGCAGCAGCGGCGGGTTGGCGTACTCGCTGATGAGGATGCTGTCGATCTCTTCCTGGCGGCGCGTGATGTGGACGCCTTCCACGCCTCCCTCGCGCCGGTGCAGGGCCGGACGGTAAGGCGAGGCGGCCCGCGCCGGACGGGGACGTCTCTCGGGCGGCGGCTGGGGCTCGGCAAGGCGAGGCGTCAGCCGCAGCAGCAGCGCCAGGGCGGCGGGATCGATCTGGGAGAGCTGGGCCGCCGCCGTGCGCAGCGGCGCGGGACGCCCCGAAAGTCCGGCCAGCGTCCAGGCGGCTTCCTTCCAAAACATCTCCATGGACGGGTCGTCCTCGCCGGCCAGTTGGAAAAGCCGCTCCCGCAAACGGGCTTGGTAGCGTGAATAGGGAGGCGCGATGGGCGGACGCACCGTCTCGTCGCGGCAGAAGAGGTAGCTGACGCCGATGTCGCGGCAGGCCT
Coding sequences within it:
- a CDS encoding RES family NAD+ phosphorylase, whose product is MTLPSAPASLPSDPTLIELPHGCRLVRVYDPGRGPWGTRRFFGPLSSARFDHHTPPTAIHPDRSVWYAASSLRGAVAEAFGKIGFLDRTSDRRIAMVRLNKPITVLDLLGAAGKRLKLTQEIATTTDYRLCQSYARAFYDQFPSVQGIRWRGREIGSVNLVLNDRTDFSLLALQVDLPLADSAVWTRIARAARNCRLDVI
- a CDS encoding helix-turn-helix domain-containing protein, whose amino-acid sequence is MARRQPSLIDSTLDEYSARLGIRRGRLKMLAEAAKALGEPELEVLREMVRLAQNTRRSMESRRELAAGLCAAMEELWTASPEEDPLAEADEPLDSKEAAEASLWADTRIQANRARLLADCVTASEAGEMTNRSRQAVEKHRRERHLVALRVGREWRYPKWQFDIDGPRGLVPGLEEIVSNLHMSPFGVALWLTTPRSELDEESPIAALRKRKTAQVVRLAEEQGYLP